In the Lysinibacillus sp. PLM2 genome, one interval contains:
- a CDS encoding O-unit flippase Wzx, giving the protein MKKFFKNISWTIFGNGFSSLAKWLVVILIAKLLSAKDVGVYSLAFALTAPITLFANMKLRSLFVTDSENRFSNYIVIRHIFNFGAIIIFLIIGAFFYREYLLVILLVGISKILDLNSDIYYSYPHKLGNLDYIGKTIIIKNIILIIVFYISIILTNNLVESLLIMTLSQVVIFLIEKNLISKKFDINSKPVNKERVINILKLGLPLGVISMIYTIITNVPRYVLEFYYGATILGYFAAIMYIVTASNLFLTAISQVFLPRLSKLYKEQNIIKFRKYLYNYLLLITFIFGVLFTIFIFIFGEEILYLLYGGDYVKYHKVFFIVVLAVTVNMLSSNLDIALIAIHNIRNQLPMFIFNLFIAILFSMFLVKSFGIYGAAISLLLSYLILFVLRLYILEKKLRVDYKQFGK; this is encoded by the coding sequence TTGAAAAAATTTTTTAAAAATATATCTTGGACTATATTTGGAAACGGATTTTCTTCACTAGCTAAATGGCTTGTAGTAATATTAATTGCAAAATTACTTTCTGCCAAGGATGTAGGTGTATATTCATTAGCATTTGCTTTAACAGCTCCAATTACTTTATTTGCTAATATGAAGCTAAGGTCTTTATTTGTTACAGATTCTGAGAATCGCTTTAGTAATTATATTGTTATTAGGCATATTTTTAATTTCGGAGCAATTATTATTTTCTTAATTATCGGTGCATTTTTTTATAGAGAGTATTTACTTGTTATATTATTAGTTGGCATATCTAAAATTTTAGATTTAAATTCGGATATATATTATTCATATCCACATAAGCTGGGTAATTTAGATTATATTGGTAAAACAATAATTATTAAGAATATAATACTAATCATTGTATTTTATATTAGCATTATCTTAACTAATAATTTAGTTGAATCATTATTAATTATGACCCTTAGTCAGGTAGTAATCTTTCTAATTGAAAAGAATTTGATTTCGAAAAAATTTGATATCAATTCTAAACCTGTTAACAAAGAAAGAGTTATTAATATTTTAAAACTCGGTTTGCCCTTAGGGGTAATATCAATGATATATACTATTATTACAAATGTTCCAAGATACGTTCTTGAATTTTATTATGGAGCTACAATCTTAGGGTATTTTGCAGCAATTATGTATATAGTAACAGCTTCTAATCTTTTTTTAACAGCTATTTCACAAGTGTTTTTACCAAGGCTTTCAAAATTATATAAAGAACAAAATATAATTAAGTTTAGAAAGTATTTATATAATTATTTATTATTAATTACATTTATTTTTGGGGTACTATTTACTATTTTTATTTTTATTTTTGGGGAAGAAATACTTTATCTTTTGTACGGTGGAGATTATGTTAAGTATCATAAAGTGTTCTTTATAGTAGTATTAGCAGTTACAGTAAATATGCTTAGTTCGAACTTAGACATTGCTTTGATTGCAATTCATAATATTAGAAACCAATTACCAATGTTTATTTTTAATTTATTTATAGCTATACTATTTAGTATGTTTTTAGTTAAAAGTTTCGGTATATATGGGGCGGCTATATCACTACTTTTAAGTTATTTAATATTATTTGTTCTAAGATTATATATTTTAGAAAAGAAATTAAGGGTTGATTATAAACAATTTGGAAAATGA
- the rkpK_1 gene encoding UDP-glucose 6-dehydrogenase — MYKIAVAGTGYVGLVAGVCFAEVGHQVSCVDIDESKVNLMKSGVSPIYEADLEELMQKNYAAGKINYTTDYQSAYKNADAIFIGVGTPEQPDGSANLSYIATVARQIAESIEKDCLVVVKSTVPVGTNDKVEQFIKDFLVNDVKVEVASNPEFLAQGSAVHDTLHAERIIIGTESKWAEELLMKIYEPFNLPIVSVNRRSAEMIKYASNDFLALKISYMNDIANLCELVGADIQDVAKGMSFDKRIGDKFLNAGIGFGGSCFPKDTKALDYIARQNGYELRTVKAAIDVNKEQKTMLYKKASKRLITFNGLKVAVLGLTFKPGTDDLREAASLENVPLLLEQGANIYAYDPVGTLNFTKVYPEGKCAKGSITYVNNVEEALDSANVCFIFTEWGEIKAISPGMYKTLMRTPLVYDGRNIYKVEDMEKAGVEYHSIGRRSTSRERLKESKGIELQTSR; from the coding sequence ATGTATAAAATAGCAGTTGCTGGAACTGGTTACGTTGGTTTAGTTGCCGGAGTTTGTTTTGCCGAAGTTGGTCATCAAGTAAGTTGTGTTGATATTGACGAGAGTAAAGTGAACTTAATGAAGTCTGGTGTATCACCAATTTATGAGGCTGATTTGGAAGAGTTAATGCAAAAAAATTACGCTGCAGGCAAAATTAATTATACGACTGATTATCAATCAGCATATAAAAATGCTGATGCAATTTTTATCGGTGTAGGAACTCCAGAACAACCAGACGGTTCTGCAAATCTATCGTATATAGCGACTGTTGCAAGGCAAATAGCTGAATCAATAGAGAAGGATTGTCTTGTAGTTGTAAAATCAACAGTTCCGGTGGGTACAAATGATAAAGTTGAACAGTTTATTAAAGACTTTTTAGTTAATGATGTGAAAGTAGAAGTAGCATCTAATCCAGAGTTTTTAGCCCAAGGTTCTGCTGTACATGACACACTTCATGCAGAGAGAATTATTATTGGCACGGAAAGTAAATGGGCTGAAGAATTATTGATGAAAATCTATGAACCATTTAATCTACCCATTGTTTCAGTAAATAGAAGATCGGCTGAAATGATCAAATATGCATCAAATGATTTCCTAGCACTTAAAATTTCATATATGAATGATATCGCTAACCTTTGTGAATTGGTTGGAGCGGATATCCAAGATGTTGCTAAAGGAATGAGTTTTGATAAGCGTATTGGAGATAAGTTCTTAAATGCGGGGATAGGTTTTGGCGGATCATGTTTCCCAAAAGATACAAAAGCACTTGACTATATTGCTAGACAGAATGGTTATGAATTGAGAACTGTTAAAGCTGCGATTGATGTGAATAAAGAACAAAAAACAATGTTATATAAGAAAGCAAGTAAAAGGCTTATTACTTTTAATGGTCTTAAGGTTGCAGTTTTAGGTTTAACCTTTAAGCCTGGAACTGATGATCTAAGGGAAGCTGCATCACTTGAAAATGTTCCATTATTATTAGAGCAAGGGGCAAATATATATGCTTACGATCCTGTGGGTACCTTAAACTTTACTAAAGTATACCCTGAAGGAAAATGTGCTAAAGGTTCTATTACATATGTCAATAATGTTGAAGAAGCTTTAGATTCTGCAAATGTCTGCTTTATTTTTACTGAATGGGGAGAAATCAAAGCAATATCACCAGGAATGTATAAAACGTTAATGAGAACACCTTTAGTATACGATGGAAGAAATATTTATAAAGTAGAGGATATGGAAAAAGCTGGAGTGGAATATCACTCAATCGGTAGAAGATCCACAAGTAGAGAACGATTGAAGGAGTCGAAGGGTATTGAACTACAAACCTCTAGATAA
- a CDS encoding NAD-dependent epimerase has protein sequence MNYKPLDNSKTYLITGAAGFIGFYLSKKLLEQGCRVIGIDNLNEYYDVNLKYARLVQLEANEKFTFIKGDISDKELIMSTFEEIKPNVVVNLAAQAGVRYSIENPDVYIQSNIIGFFNILEACRNYPVDHLVYASSSSVYGANKKVPFEETDFVDNPVSLYAATKKSNELMAHTYSYLYQIPATGLRFFTVYGPMGRPDMAYFGFTNKYFSGEPIRIFNNGDFENDLYRDFTYIDDIVEGITRLLSHIPDETVPHKVYNIGNNNPEKLMVFIESLQQALSNALGKDIQFDKIFEPIKPGDVPATYASTDLLYNAVGFKPHTSIQVGLQKFVDWYVDYYKIK, from the coding sequence TTGAACTACAAACCTCTAGATAATAGTAAAACATATCTAATTACTGGAGCTGCAGGATTTATTGGTTTTTATTTATCCAAAAAATTATTAGAACAAGGGTGCAGAGTAATTGGTATCGATAATCTTAATGAATATTATGATGTGAATCTCAAATATGCACGATTAGTTCAATTAGAAGCGAATGAAAAGTTTACTTTTATCAAAGGTGATATATCTGATAAAGAATTAATTATGAGTACTTTTGAAGAAATTAAACCTAATGTTGTAGTTAACTTAGCAGCTCAAGCTGGGGTAAGATATTCTATTGAAAATCCAGATGTCTACATTCAAAGTAATATAATTGGTTTCTTTAATATTCTTGAGGCATGCCGTAATTATCCTGTCGATCACCTTGTTTATGCATCATCTAGTTCGGTCTATGGTGCAAATAAAAAAGTGCCATTTGAGGAAACAGATTTCGTAGATAATCCAGTGTCACTTTATGCAGCGACAAAGAAATCAAATGAATTAATGGCTCATACATACAGTTATTTATATCAAATCCCAGCTACCGGTCTTCGTTTCTTCACAGTCTATGGTCCAATGGGTAGACCCGACATGGCCTATTTCGGATTTACAAATAAATATTTTTCAGGTGAACCAATTAGAATCTTTAATAATGGAGATTTTGAAAATGATCTTTATAGAGATTTTACATACATCGATGACATTGTAGAAGGGATAACTCGACTCTTAAGTCATATACCTGATGAAACCGTTCCACATAAAGTATATAATATAGGAAATAACAATCCAGAAAAGTTGATGGTATTTATTGAATCTCTACAACAAGCATTAAGTAATGCACTAGGTAAAGATATACAGTTTGATAAAATCTTTGAACCTATTAAACCAGGTGATGTTCCTGCTACATATGCTTCTACTGATCTTTTATATAATGCAGTCGGTTTTAAACCTCATACTTCGATTCAAGTAGGTTTACAGAAATTTGTAGATTGGTATGTAGATTATTACAAAATTAAATAA
- a CDS encoding ATP-binding protein, translating to MNEAILELCKQLRLAHIAEAIDDVPFTTPEEFIYQLLLKEQKGREQAKIARNLKQARFIDTKTLETYEWHKDISLPKHLTKEELMKLDFIRRKENLILVGAPGTGKTHLASALGRRACEQGYEVRFYRVSHLVEELEQALVMGKLKQFRSKLEKVDLMILDEMGYLPFGKEGAELLFQIISECYEQKSLIITSNLEFSQWNRIFSDSRLTAALVDRLIHHAHIISYTGQSFRLANALSRK from the coding sequence ATGAATGAAGCCATTCTTGAATTGTGTAAACAGCTTCGACTTGCCCATATAGCCGAAGCAATAGATGATGTTCCATTCACAACGCCGGAAGAATTTATTTATCAACTTTTATTAAAAGAACAAAAGGGTCGTGAACAAGCCAAAATAGCAAGAAACTTGAAGCAAGCGCGATTCATCGATACAAAAACATTGGAAACGTATGAATGGCATAAAGATATCAGCTTACCCAAGCATTTAACAAAAGAAGAATTAATGAAGTTAGATTTCATTCGAAGAAAAGAGAATTTAATTTTAGTAGGAGCGCCTGGCACGGGAAAAACTCATTTAGCTTCAGCGCTTGGTAGAAGAGCTTGTGAGCAAGGTTATGAGGTGCGTTTTTATCGAGTATCACATTTAGTTGAAGAATTAGAGCAAGCACTTGTGATGGGAAAATTAAAGCAGTTTCGTAGTAAGTTAGAGAAAGTGGATTTGATGATTTTAGATGAAATGGGTTATCTTCCTTTTGGGAAAGAAGGAGCAGAATTATTGTTTCAAATTATATCAGAGTGTTACGAACAAAAAAGTTTAATTATTACGTCTAATTTAGAATTCAGTCAGTGGAATCGTATTTTCTCAGATTCACGTTTAACGGCAGCTCTAGTGGATCGCTTGATCCACCATGCCCATATCATTTCATATACGGGTCAGAGCTTTCGTTTAGCCAACGCATTGTCGAGAAAATAG
- a CDS encoding transposase, translated as MLAMSEVNCIKTLRNEKGLSISAVATAMKVNWRTAKKYGDGEQLPQEKLYIKKGMMYEDEEKWGEIVSDWLEEDLKVKKKLRRTNKKMYEDLQSMGFEGSYRTVCNYIQEWRSAEDDEFSKGHERLDHPEGEAQLDFGTMEAVQDGEIVDVHALVMSFPASNTGFAVPMPGENLECFLSGLQQLFKQAGGVPISLRIDNLTPAVKKVRKGDSEAELTEAFRHFQNYYGFQVQVCNPESGNEKGHVERKVGYVRYNFFSTPPVIKDLEDLGEKLEQQLKKDRQRLHYKKEELIEDLWIREQKQLLKLPEKPYPVFKQFAIKFNKYNEFKLDQHFIHVPRARNYVQLYCITYWDKFKVITNDGEILLTDARPYMKKRRFIPWKDILKDWLKKPRVIGHSRYTPYLPTRIKEYLTVPSLALRKQRINELITLLVNHEMKEIDQNFYDYIAKNIEEQEHPYGVNWTDYDALSPKGTGVTTHE; from the coding sequence ATGCTAGCAATGTCTGAAGTTAATTGTATCAAAACATTACGAAACGAAAAAGGATTATCTATCTCTGCAGTGGCAACTGCTATGAAAGTAAATTGGCGTACCGCCAAAAAGTATGGTGATGGGGAGCAACTACCTCAAGAAAAACTGTATATCAAAAAAGGTATGATGTATGAAGATGAAGAAAAATGGGGAGAAATCGTTAGTGATTGGCTTGAAGAAGATTTAAAAGTGAAGAAAAAGTTACGTCGGACAAATAAGAAAATGTACGAAGATTTACAATCGATGGGCTTTGAAGGATCCTATCGCACAGTGTGTAATTACATTCAAGAATGGCGCTCAGCAGAAGATGATGAATTCAGTAAAGGTCATGAAAGATTAGATCATCCCGAAGGTGAAGCACAGTTGGATTTTGGAACTATGGAGGCTGTTCAAGATGGAGAAATCGTGGATGTCCATGCATTAGTTATGTCCTTCCCAGCAAGTAATACTGGATTCGCAGTACCCATGCCTGGAGAAAATCTAGAATGTTTTTTAAGTGGATTACAACAACTGTTTAAGCAAGCTGGCGGTGTACCAATCAGTCTTAGAATTGATAATTTAACACCTGCGGTGAAAAAAGTAAGAAAAGGAGATTCGGAAGCAGAGTTAACGGAAGCTTTTCGTCATTTCCAAAATTACTATGGCTTCCAGGTTCAAGTTTGTAATCCTGAAAGTGGTAATGAAAAAGGTCATGTCGAACGAAAGGTTGGGTATGTTCGCTATAACTTCTTTAGCACCCCACCAGTCATTAAAGACTTAGAAGATTTAGGTGAGAAACTAGAACAACAGTTAAAGAAGGACCGTCAAAGGCTACATTATAAAAAAGAAGAACTGATTGAGGATTTATGGATACGGGAGCAGAAGCAATTATTAAAATTACCTGAAAAACCTTATCCTGTTTTTAAGCAGTTTGCGATTAAATTTAACAAGTATAATGAATTCAAATTGGATCAACATTTCATTCATGTCCCAAGAGCGCGTAACTATGTGCAGCTATATTGCATCACCTATTGGGATAAGTTCAAAGTTATTACAAATGACGGTGAAATTTTATTAACGGATGCAAGACCTTATATGAAAAAACGCCGTTTTATACCATGGAAAGATATTTTAAAAGATTGGTTGAAAAAGCCACGTGTAATCGGACATTCACGTTATACACCATATTTACCAACACGTATAAAAGAATATTTAACAGTCCCATCCCTTGCGTTAAGAAAACAGCGTATTAATGAATTGATTACGCTTCTGGTAAACCATGAAATGAAAGAAATTGACCAGAATTTTTATGATTACATTGCAAAAAATATTGAAGAACAGGAACATCCTTACGGTGTCAATTGGACAGACTATGATGCATTATCTCCAAAGGGAACGGGGGTAACAACGCATGAATGA
- a CDS encoding S-(hydroxymethyl)glutathione dehydrogenase produces the protein MRAAVLMETNTPLQIKEVELLTPNDNEVLVKIAATGICHSDLNAIEDPTTPTPTILGHEGSGIVVSVGASVKNVKVGDKVALSWVPYCGICEFCLEGSVHLCESAFGPMFNGTLLDGTSRLKLEGETIYHNSLLSTFAEYAVVPEMSCVKLPDAMPMAQAALIGCGVATGYGAAVKAAGITPGSTVAIFGIGGVGVNAIQGAKIAGASKIIACDIKENNLNLAKQFGATHTVNTSEPDAIEQIKNLTNSLGVHFSIDCSGNTRATETAWHSTRKGGTIVVVGAYKPDQTLNLPAGGFHRVGKNIKGSFYGNIQPMKDFPIIAQLYLDGKLKLDELVLNTIQLDNINEALNNFHDHNCSNVGRSVIVFD, from the coding sequence ATGAGAGCAGCTGTATTAATGGAAACAAATACACCATTACAAATTAAAGAAGTAGAACTGCTTACTCCCAACGATAACGAAGTATTAGTAAAAATTGCTGCAACAGGTATTTGCCATAGTGATTTAAATGCTATTGAAGATCCAACTACTCCTACTCCTACAATCTTAGGACACGAAGGATCAGGTATAGTCGTTTCAGTTGGTGCATCAGTTAAAAATGTAAAAGTCGGTGACAAAGTAGCACTTAGTTGGGTGCCTTACTGTGGTATTTGTGAATTTTGCCTTGAGGGATCTGTACACTTATGTGAATCTGCTTTCGGACCAATGTTTAACGGTACACTATTAGACGGAACCTCTCGTCTCAAATTAGAAGGTGAAACAATCTATCACAATTCGTTATTATCAACATTTGCTGAATACGCTGTTGTACCCGAAATGTCATGTGTCAAACTACCTGATGCGATGCCAATGGCTCAAGCTGCATTAATTGGCTGTGGCGTAGCAACTGGTTACGGAGCAGCAGTGAAAGCTGCAGGTATAACACCTGGTTCTACCGTTGCAATATTTGGTATTGGTGGTGTTGGCGTTAATGCCATACAAGGTGCTAAGATTGCAGGTGCAAGTAAAATTATTGCATGCGATATTAAAGAGAATAACCTAAATTTAGCAAAACAATTTGGCGCAACACATACGGTTAATACCAGTGAACCAGACGCAATTGAACAAATTAAAAACTTAACAAATAGCCTAGGTGTTCACTTCTCTATTGATTGTTCTGGAAACACCCGTGCTACTGAAACTGCTTGGCATAGCACACGTAAGGGAGGCACAATTGTAGTAGTTGGTGCCTATAAACCAGATCAAACACTAAATTTACCAGCTGGCGGTTTTCACCGCGTTGGAAAAAACATTAAAGGTAGTTTTTATGGGAACATTCAACCAATGAAGGACTTTCCCATTATTGCACAGCTTTACTTAGACGGTAAACTAAAATTAGATGAACTCGTACTGAACACCATCCAACTAGATAATATAAATGAAGCATTAAATAATTTCCACGATCATAACTGTAGTAATGTCGGGCGTTCAGTTATCGTGTTTGATTAA
- a CDS encoding aldehyde dehydrogenase, whose product MIKTQFEGIEQPKLEWAKEWLKDIKSSYVNGKWVKTGTTNLIESINPATGQIIGKYEIASEQLVNDAVIAAREALEGNEWKKMTRKRRAKVLQLMGSLIQKHQAELATLESLDNGKLYTEAWEDMTECIELFEYYAGWTDKFYTENNPVEGDFLSVTTADPIGVCGQIVPFNFPLQMAALKMAPALAMANTVLLKPANATSFSAIRFFEILDQNEVLPPGTVNLLVGDSKVGTWISKHPDIDKLSFTGSTKVGKQLLRDSADSNLKPVTLELGGKSPNIIFDDYKDLDSAIERSFIGLFTHKGEKCSSPTRLFAQESIYEYVVEKIAERARNYKCGDPFDPNSNQGPQCTKAHMESILAYIESAREEGATIVTGGERDLEGSNANGYFVKPTIIANVHNKMKVAQEEIFGPVLCIIPFQTEEEVIQMANDTIYGLGAGLWTGDPSRAHRVANQLKAGMVFVNRYGCYDMASPFGGIKQSGWGKEYAIHSLNSFITKRAIWFAY is encoded by the coding sequence ATGATAAAAACTCAATTTGAAGGTATTGAACAGCCAAAATTAGAGTGGGCTAAAGAATGGCTAAAAGATATTAAAAGTTCTTATGTTAATGGAAAATGGGTAAAAACAGGAACAACTAATTTAATAGAGTCTATTAATCCCGCAACCGGTCAAATAATTGGCAAATACGAAATTGCCTCAGAACAACTTGTAAATGATGCAGTTATAGCAGCACGTGAAGCGTTAGAAGGTAATGAATGGAAAAAAATGACTAGAAAGAGACGAGCTAAAGTCTTACAGTTAATGGGTTCTCTTATTCAAAAGCATCAGGCGGAACTAGCAACGTTAGAATCCTTGGACAATGGAAAATTATATACCGAGGCATGGGAAGATATGACGGAATGTATAGAGCTTTTCGAATACTATGCCGGATGGACAGATAAATTTTACACTGAAAATAATCCAGTTGAAGGGGATTTTTTAAGTGTTACGACAGCTGATCCAATTGGGGTTTGTGGACAAATCGTCCCTTTCAATTTCCCTTTACAGATGGCAGCTCTTAAAATGGCCCCTGCTTTAGCTATGGCCAATACAGTTTTACTAAAACCAGCGAATGCTACCTCTTTTTCAGCTATACGATTCTTTGAAATTTTAGATCAAAATGAAGTACTTCCCCCTGGTACAGTTAATTTACTAGTTGGGGATAGTAAGGTTGGTACTTGGATAAGTAAACATCCTGATATAGATAAACTTTCATTTACAGGTTCAACAAAGGTTGGGAAACAATTATTACGTGATTCTGCTGATAGCAATTTAAAACCCGTAACGCTCGAGCTTGGAGGAAAGTCACCAAATATAATTTTTGATGATTATAAAGATTTAGATTCTGCAATTGAACGTTCATTTATCGGATTATTTACTCACAAAGGTGAGAAATGTTCATCTCCCACTCGATTATTCGCTCAAGAGTCAATTTATGAATATGTAGTTGAGAAAATTGCTGAAAGAGCTCGCAATTATAAATGTGGAGATCCATTCGATCCAAATAGTAATCAAGGTCCACAATGTACGAAAGCTCATATGGAATCCATTTTAGCGTATATCGAAAGTGCACGTGAAGAAGGAGCCACTATCGTAACAGGTGGTGAACGTGATCTTGAAGGTTCAAATGCAAATGGTTACTTTGTAAAACCAACGATTATTGCAAATGTTCACAATAAAATGAAAGTCGCTCAAGAGGAAATCTTTGGCCCTGTTTTATGTATAATTCCATTTCAAACAGAAGAGGAAGTAATCCAAATGGCCAACGATACAATCTATGGACTAGGAGCAGGTTTATGGACTGGTGATCCGTCTCGTGCTCATCGAGTAGCAAACCAATTGAAAGCTGGAATGGTCTTTGTTAACAGGTACGGTTGCTATGATATGGCAAGTCCATTTGGTGGTATTAAACAAAGTGGTTGGGGAAAAGAATACGCCATCCATTCATTAAACTCATTTATAACAAAACGTGCAATTTGGTTTGCTTACTAA
- a CDS encoding aspartate ammonia-lyase, with product MKRNEMNTLGQIEIDENLLYGIQTIRTMQNMSFSNKPLSLYPDYIKTIATVKLASAKANYLENLLTEEKFNAIQKACKALQNGEYLNQFPIDVFHGGGGIGINMNMNEVLATLANRGLKCTSTQVHPIEDVNLSQSTADVCNTAGRITIYSLAMKLVPKLNLLIEALSFIANKFSTTQTMARTCLQDALPIRFYDFFSGYIELLKRRVTSLEQSLQPLLLISLGGTVIGTGDGASDSYRNTIVEILKKETQLSLERNKNLFDAAQNIDIFIDVSNHLTQLSNAYLKIAKDLRLLSSGPYGGFNEIKLPAVQSGSSFFPGKINPVIPETVIQCSLQVAGIQRSVQGALELAELNLNVFENYALFNIIDQIQLITNVTDIFRTKCIEGIVVNEQRCLELVNSPIPYLTRLKEKIGYSKVNDLLKNYSLEEIKLMNLL from the coding sequence TTGAAAAGAAATGAAATGAATACCTTGGGGCAAATTGAAATTGATGAAAATCTACTTTATGGAATACAAACAATCCGTACGATGCAAAACATGTCTTTTTCTAACAAACCATTGTCACTCTATCCTGATTATATTAAGACAATTGCCACTGTAAAATTGGCTTCTGCCAAGGCAAATTACTTAGAAAATTTACTTACAGAAGAGAAATTCAATGCAATTCAAAAAGCCTGTAAAGCATTGCAAAATGGAGAATATTTGAATCAATTTCCTATCGACGTTTTTCATGGTGGTGGAGGTATAGGCATTAACATGAACATGAATGAAGTACTTGCTACATTAGCAAATCGTGGCCTAAAGTGTACTTCCACTCAGGTACACCCTATTGAAGACGTTAATCTATCGCAGTCTACAGCCGATGTTTGTAATACTGCAGGTCGCATTACTATTTACTCTTTAGCGATGAAACTAGTTCCAAAACTTAATCTGTTGATAGAGGCTTTATCATTTATAGCAAATAAGTTTTCAACTACCCAAACTATGGCAAGGACTTGCTTGCAAGATGCATTACCTATTCGCTTTTATGATTTTTTTAGTGGCTATATTGAATTATTAAAACGCCGTGTAACATCTCTTGAACAGTCTCTCCAGCCATTACTACTGATCAGTTTAGGTGGAACGGTAATTGGAACTGGTGACGGAGCATCTGATAGTTATAGAAATACTATTGTTGAAATTTTAAAAAAGGAAACACAACTCTCTTTAGAAAGAAATAAAAACTTATTTGATGCTGCACAGAATATTGATATTTTTATAGACGTATCTAATCACTTAACTCAGTTAAGTAATGCTTATTTAAAAATTGCAAAGGATTTACGTCTTTTAAGCTCTGGACCTTATGGTGGTTTTAATGAAATTAAGCTTCCTGCTGTTCAAAGTGGTTCATCGTTCTTTCCAGGAAAAATTAATCCAGTAATTCCAGAGACAGTTATTCAATGTTCCTTACAAGTTGCTGGAATTCAACGTTCTGTTCAGGGAGCACTTGAACTTGCTGAATTAAATTTAAATGTATTTGAAAACTACGCATTGTTTAATATTATTGATCAAATTCAACTAATTACGAACGTAACAGATATTTTCCGTACAAAATGTATTGAGGGAATAGTTGTGAATGAACAACGTTGTTTAGAATTAGTAAACTCCCCTATCCCTTATCTAACACGTCTTAAAGAAAAAATTGGCTACTCAAAAGTAAATGATTTATTAAAGAATTATAGTTTGGAAGAGATTAAATTAATGAATTTATTATGA
- a CDS encoding IclR family transcriptional regulator — protein MNTNDTKSAVQSVDRALELLEIVASSEHSISILELIEKTGLNRTTVWRLLKTLENRGFVEKDEVTNNYRIGVKLYQLVKSNDSYSYLLKTVQPYMEKLCETYNETVILSVFQNTKMYNLYQVDPSHTVRLMNYTNTFSPLHCSSNGKLQLSYFTEEELESYLTYPLEEFSPYTITNKRALKLQLEQIRQQNYSLSIGEYDESENAISIAIEQFGKPVAFLTLGGPAFRVSEKDLRGISSQLLKVAKEISDKLK, from the coding sequence ATGAATACAAACGATACAAAATCAGCCGTACAATCAGTTGATAGGGCGCTAGAACTTTTAGAAATCGTTGCAAGCAGTGAACATTCAATTTCAATTTTAGAGTTAATTGAGAAAACTGGATTGAATCGTACAACTGTTTGGAGACTATTGAAAACTTTAGAAAATAGAGGATTTGTTGAAAAAGATGAGGTAACAAATAATTATCGAATAGGAGTGAAACTATACCAGTTAGTGAAAAGTAACGATAGTTATAGTTATTTATTAAAGACGGTACAACCATATATGGAGAAACTTTGTGAAACGTATAATGAGACCGTCATTTTGAGTGTTTTTCAAAATACGAAAATGTACAATCTCTATCAAGTGGATCCATCGCATACTGTTCGTTTAATGAACTATACAAATACTTTTTCACCGTTACACTGTTCTTCAAATGGTAAGCTACAGCTAAGTTATTTTACTGAGGAGGAACTAGAATCTTATTTAACGTATCCTTTGGAGGAATTTTCACCGTATACGATTACAAACAAACGAGCGTTAAAATTACAACTTGAACAGATTCGTCAGCAAAACTACAGTTTATCTATTGGTGAATATGATGAAAGTGAAAATGCAATTTCAATTGCTATTGAACAATTCGGTAAACCAGTTGCCTTTTTAACATTAGGAGGTCCAGCATTTCGAGTTTCTGAAAAAGATTTGCGTGGTATTTCATCTCAATTATTAAAAGTTGCAAAAGAAATATCAGACAAATTGAAATAA